The following are from one region of the Coffea eugenioides isolate CCC68of chromosome 2, Ceug_1.0, whole genome shotgun sequence genome:
- the LOC113760702 gene encoding probable LRR receptor-like serine/threonine-protein kinase At2g16250, translating into MAVIYDNWERLVRATLNREELRLIALRTPSEVSSVSLLSASPSFNLSSQIGQVSSLNFRSLSVGDSFTYRQILQATDFLSDSNLIKHGHSGDLYYGVLESGVEVVVKKLHLSPVDTEFYLISELEICGMVYHSRLIPFLGYCFESRNKKFLVYKYMPNKDLSNFLHRESVSGSDEGYSRVPPLDWITRLKIATEAAEGLYYLHHECFPPLVHRDIRASSFLLDADFQVHLGSLAEVCFEEKDSNQNRIARLLRLPKGFEQSNSGTSNATCAYDVYCFGKVLLELITGELGISDANDSIMKAWMENTLRYINPDNKKLIVNIVDPTLITHDLTEVWAVAFVAKACLRATPSKRPQMEEVLEALQGTKSATFTVKNLQRAGHPNSLGPALTRPEITKGSKVLGWTTPSNHITSSCGSSSSGNHEFSDANGTEKVKPNGEILDSPSLCAFTYLELKIATRNFRTDTLLGEGEFGRVHKGLLHYKSTAKSGTQSLIAVKRFYNDTVLGLKDWQAELNILGRLSHPNLVKLLGYCWENEKPLLIYEYMQRGSLDSHLFTWYSDVQPLPWDIRLKILIGAARGLAFLHALERKGSFNQKNMGEGFYRYFKPSKILLDDAYNAKISGYGVTRIDPPDIDYEADPIKCNPESYVYAAPEYYPTGNLLMESDVYGFGVVLVQMLTGECWRI; encoded by the exons ATGGCTGTGATTTATGACAATTGGGAAAGGCTAGTTAGAGCTACTCTGAACAGGGAGGAGCTCCGGCTCATTGCTCTGAGAACCCCTAGTGAAGTTTCCTCAGTATCACTATTATCAGCATCTCCATCCTTTAATTTGAGTTCTCAGATCGGCCAAGTTTCATCTTTAAATTTCAGGAGCTTATCAGTTGGGGATTCATTTACGTATCGTCAAATTCTTCAAGCTACAGATTTCTTGAGCGACTCCAATCTCATCAAGCACGGCCACTCCGGGGATCTCTATTACGGTGTTCTCGAAAGTGGGGTTGAAGTGGTAGTTAAGAAACTTCATCTGTCGCCCGTAGACACAGAATTTTATTTAATATCAGAATTGGAAATTTGTGGGATGGTTTATCATTCCAGACTGATCCCTTTTCTGGGATATTGCTTCGAGAGtagaaacaaaaaatttctAGTTTACAAGTACATGCCTAATAAGGACTTGTCCAATTTTTTGCATAGAGAAAGTGTCTCGGGTAGTGATGAGGGTTATAGCAGAGTACCACCGTTAGATTGGATAACAAGGTTGAAGATTGCAACTGAAGCTGCAGAGGGTTTATATTATCTACATCATGAATGTTTTCCACCCCTTGTTCATAG AGATATCCGAGCTAGCAGCTTTCTGCTTGATGCCGACTTTCAAGTGCATTTGGGGAGCCTTGCTGAGGTTTGTTTTGAAGAAAAGGACAGCAATCAGAACAGGATTGCAAGGTTGCTGCGGTTGCCAAA GGGTTTTGAACAAAGCAATTCTG GTACATCTAATGCAACATGTGCCTACGATGTATATTGCTTTGGAAAGGTTTTACTTGAACTAATCACAGGAGAGTTGGGCATCAGTGATGCCAATGACTCAATTATGAAGGCTTGGATGGAAAACACCCTGCGTTACATTAATCCAGACAACAAGAAACTCATTGTAAACATTGTAGACCCAACTTTAATCACACATGATTTGACGGAAGTATGGGCAGTTGCTTTTGTTGCCAAGGCCTGTCTCAGAGCCACACCATCTAAGCGGCCCCAAATGGAAGAAGTACTTGAGGCTTTACAAGGTACCAAATCAGCTACCTTCACTGTCAAAAACCTTCAGCGTGCTGGTCATCCCAATTCACTTGGCCCAGCTCTTACAAGGCCAGAAATTACTAAGGGATCTAAAGTACTAG GATGGACAACGCCGTCCAACCACATTACCTCTTCATGCGGCAGCTCCAGTTCAGGTAACCATGAGTTCTCGGATGCTAATGGCACTGAAAAGGTTAAGCCAAATGGAGAGATCTTGGACAGCCCCAGTTTATGTGCTTTTACTTATCTGGAACTCAAGATTGCTACCAGAAATTTCAGAACTGACACCTTGCTGGGAGAGGGTGAATTTGGGAGAGTGCACAAAGGTTTGCTTCATTATAAGTCAACCGCAAAGAGTGGCACTCAATCACTAATTGCTGTTAAAAGATTTTACAATGACACTGTGCTAGGACTTAAAGACTGGCAG GCTGAGCTAAACATACTTGGAAGGCTTTCTCATCCTAACCTTGTTAAGCTCCTTGGCTACTGTTGGGAGAATGAAAAGCCACTACTTATCTATGAATATATGCAAAGAGGCAGCTTGGACTCTCACCTTTTTACAT GGTACTCTGATGTTCAGCCACTTCCATGGGACATAAGGCTTAAGATTTTAATTGGAGCAGCCCGAGGTCTGGCATTCTTACATGCACTAGAGAGAAAAGGTTCCTTTAACCAGAAGAACATGGGAGAAGGTTTCTATAGATATTTCAAGCCCTCAAAGATTTTGCTTGATGAT GCATACAATGCGAAGATATCAGGTTATGGTGTGACTAGGATAGATCCTCCTGACATCGACTATGAAGCAGATCCCATCAAATGTAACCCGGAAAGTTATGTATATGCTGCTCCTGAGTATTATCCGACAG GGAATTTGCTTATGGAGAGCGATGTATATGGTTTTGGTGTTGTATTGGTCCAAATGCTGACAG GAGAATGTTGGAGAATATAA